The segment CGGCCCGGTCGTTCACATCGCGGCGACTTCCGATTCGCCGACGGGTCCATTCGAAAAGCATCTTAATCCGCTATTCCTGATTGAAGGTAGCGACTTTCCGGCAGAAGATCCTTACATCTGGTCACAGGGAGAAGATTGCTGGGCGATCGTTGACGACCACTACGGCTCGTTTGCGAAAACGGGCGAGAACTGCCTGGTTCTTTTCCACTCCAAAGACGGACTCGATTGGGAACTTGCTGACAACCCAATGGTACTGAATCGCAATGTCCCTTGGGCGGACGGCAAACCGGAAAAGATGCATCGCCTTGAGCGTCCGCAGCTATTCTTTGAAAACGGAGTCCCCGCCGTTTTGTTCTGTGCGGGCGAACGAACCAAAGCCCAGGAACACTCTTTCAATGTTCACATCCCAATCAACTGGAAATCCGGGAAACGTTAACTTTGAATTCCTTCACACTGCAAACGCAGCGACTTGGTCTGCGGAACTGGATGGAGAGCGACATCGCCCCCTTCGCGGCAATGTGCGCTGACGCCAACGTGATGCGTTACTTCCCGGAATTGCTTTCGCAACAGAAAGCCATCGAGCAAATTCGCGGTTTCCAGCGGCACTTCGCAGAAAACGGCTTCACTTATTTTGCCGTCGAAGAATTGACTTCCGCCGAGTTTCTGGGTTTCGTCGGGCTGAAGCATCAGAGTTTCGACAGCCCGTACACGCCCGCCATCGACATCGGCTGGCGACTGAAAAAGGAGGCTTGGGGTCGCGGTTTCGCCACCGAAGCAGCCAAAGCCTGTCTGGATTTCGCCTTCGAAGATTTACAGCTCGATTCTGTTCTTTCGATTTGCCCCACCATCAATCTCGCGTCAGAGGCCGTGATGAAAAGGATCGGTATGGAGAAAGCTGGGACGTTCCAACACCCGGCGATCGCCGCAGACTCACCGCTCAATCCGTGTGTGGCGTATCTCGCCTCCACCCCCAGAGTCACCGACGGCCAAGCCGCTTGACGCTTGGCATTTTTCGACAGAAGCGGCATCCTTGCCGGGAAAGCCGACGGGATTCGCAATCCAACAGGCGGACGACTGTCATGCCATCCCCGGAAATTTCGATCTTCGCCTCGCCAACGACCTCGTGCCAAGTTGTCACTCGGTGAAATCGAGCCGAAAGCCGGCAAACTCTGCCACTTGGCAAAACTGCGGGGAAACGCGTAGCCCCAAACCCGGAAGTTTACGGGCCTGAGCTATCTCACGAGCTAACTTCTCGCCGCCAAGGTCTTTGGCACGGTGGTTGCTTTCTTGGGGGCATCGCTTCATCCGCGTGGCAGGCTGTCAGTCTGTCGGTGAGTGCCGTTGCCGTGAAAGGCCGGCTTGCCAGGATGCAGGACGAAGTGGACCGAGCGTTGATTCGGCTGTGAAAGCCCGATTGACGCCTGAAAAAACGACAAAACACAACTCATAGATCACACCAACCCAATTTCTGGAGGAAACCGGTGGCAAAACAAATGGTATTCGACGACGAAGCTCGCAAGCCGCTTTTGGAGGGTGTCTCCAAGCTGGCTCGAGCCGTTCGCAGCACACTCGGCCCACGCGGTCGCAACGCCATCCTCGACAAAGGCTGGGGCAGCCCGAAAATCACCAAGGACGGCGTGACCGTCGCTGAGGATATCGAGCTTGATGATCCCTACGAAAACCTTGGTGTTCAGCTTGTCAAGGAAGCCGCCAGCAAGACCAACGATGTCGCCGGCGACGGAACAACAACAGCGACGGTACTTTCGGAAGCCATCTTCCGCGAAGGCATCAAGATGATCGCTGCCGGTTTCGATCCAATGGCTCTGTCACGTGGCATCCAGAAAGCCGCCGGAGTCATCTGCGAAGAGCTTGAGCGAATTGCTCAGCCGATCGACGCCAAGAGCAAGAAGGAAATCAAGCAAGTCGCCACGATCGCGGGTAACAACGATCCAACCATCGGCGACGTTCTTGCAGAAGCCTTTTTGAAGGTCGGCAAAGACGGCGTGATCACGGTTGAAGAAGGCCGCGGCAACGAAACTTATGTTGATGTCGTTGAAGGCATGCAGTTCGATCGCGGTTTCCTTTCGCCACACTTCGTGACGGATCAGGACAACATGGTCGTTGAGCTGGACAATCCTTACGTTTTGATCTTCGAAGAAAAGATCAGCTCGAACAAGGCGATGATTCCGCTGCTCGAAGCCGTCAGCAAGGCCAAGAAGCCGCTGTTGATTATTGCGGAAGACGTCGAAGGCGAAGCACTTGCGACGTTGGTCGTGAACAAGATGCGAGGCATCCTGCAAGTTTGTGCTGTTAAGGCTCCAGGCTACGGCGATCGCCGTAAAGCCATCATGGGTGACCTTGGCGTTCTCACTGGCGGCCAGGTGATCTTCAAAGATCTCGGCATCGACCTTGAAGGCGTTCAGCTTTCTGACCTTGGTAAGGTCAAGAAAGTCCGCATCACCAGCGACGAAACTGTTTTCGTTGGCGGCGGCGGAAAGAAAGACGCCATCGCGGAACGCGTTGCCCAGATTCGTCAGGAAATCGAAGGCACAGACAGCGATTACGATCGCGAGAAGTTGCAGGAACGTTTGGCGAAGCTTGCCGGCGGTGTTGCTCAGATCAATGTCGGTGCGATCACCGAGACTGAGATGAAAGAGCGTAAGGATTTGCTGGAAGATGCCAAATCGGCAACGGCTGCTGCACTTGCAGAAGGTATCGTTCCTGGCGGCGGAATCGCACTCCTGCGTGCGGAGAAGGCTCTCAAGAAAGTCGGCGAACTGATCGGCGACGAAGAGGCTGGCGTTCGCATCATCCAGAAGATTCTCGAATACCCACTGCGTTACATCGCAGAAAACGCTGGTTACGACGGCGGCGTTGTCGTCAATCGCGTTCGTGGCATGAAGAAGAACGAAGGCTTCAACGCAGACAAAGGCGATTACTGCGATCTCGTTGCAGCGGGTGTTATTGACCCTGCGAAAGTCGTCAAGACGGCTCTGCAAAACGCAGCCAGCGTCGCGGCTCTGCTGCTGACGACTGAGTCTTTGGTGACTGAAATCCCTGCTCCTCCGGAAGAAGACGCTGGCGACCATCATCATGACCACGGAATGGGTGGCATGGGCGGAATGGGCGGCGGCATGCCGGGCATGGGTGGAATGGGCGGCATGGGTGGCATGGGAATGCCGGGCATGATGTAGTCCGCAATTTAAAAGTTGACAGGGAACAGGGTTCAGCATTTGAAGCCCTGTACCCTGAAAACTGTACTCTTTGAACTCGAACAATCAGCCGCTCTCAAATCCACGGCGGCACAAACACTCATAAATCAAACAAACAAGGAACCTCCAAATGGCCAAGCCAAAAATCAAACCTCTGGATGATCGCGTCGTCGTTGAGCCAATGACTGCTGAAGAAACCACTGCTGGCGGAATCGTGCTCCCGGATTCGGCTCAGGAAAAGCCGCAGCGTGGAACCATCGTTGCCGTCGGTCCTGGCCGTCTGCTCGACAGCGGTGAGCGTGGCGATCTTTCGGTTTCAGTCGGCGACGAAATCATTTTCGGCAAGTACGGCGGAAACGAAATCGAAGTCGATGGCAACGAGTACAAGATTCTTCGCGAGTCCGACATTCTTGCGAAAGTTGTCTAAGCAGGGTGGCATAGGCTTCCAGCCTGTGATCATGCAACGTGGTGGCGGCTTCCAGCCGCCGCAATTCAGGATGCGACGGCTAGAAGCCGTCACTACGACTACCAAATCAAAACTCACTACAAGGAAACTCAAATGGCTAAGCAACTGCTTTTCGACGACCACGCTCGTCAGCGCATGCTTCGCGGCATCGACAAACTGGCTGACGCTGTCGCCGTCACGATGGGCCCGACCGGTCGCAACGTGATCATCAACAAATCTTTCGGTGGACCCACAGTCACCAAAGACGGCGTTACCGTTGCCAAAGAGATCGAACTTGAAGATCGCTTCGAAAACATGGGCGCCAAGCTCGTCGTCGAAGTTGCTCAGAAAACTTCTGATCTTGCTGGTGACGGAACGACCACCGCTACCGTTTTGGCTCGCGCTATTTACAAAGAAGGCCTTCGCAACATCGTCGCGGGTTCCAACCCGACCGCAATTCGCCGCGGAATCGACGTTGCCGTAGCTGCTGCGGTTGAGAAACTGCAGGAAATGGCCAAGAAGGTTTCCAAGAAGGAAGAAGTCGCCAACGTCGGTGCGATCAGTGCCAACAACGACAACGAAATCGGTGAACTTCTGGCGGAAGCTCTCGAGCGCGTCGGTCAGGACGGAGTCAT is part of the Mariniblastus fucicola genome and harbors:
- a CDS encoding GNAT family N-acetyltransferase, coding for MNSFTLQTQRLGLRNWMESDIAPFAAMCADANVMRYFPELLSQQKAIEQIRGFQRHFAENGFTYFAVEELTSAEFLGFVGLKHQSFDSPYTPAIDIGWRLKKEAWGRGFATEAAKACLDFAFEDLQLDSVLSICPTINLASEAVMKRIGMEKAGTFQHPAIAADSPLNPCVAYLASTPRVTDGQAA
- the groL gene encoding chaperonin GroEL (60 kDa chaperone family; promotes refolding of misfolded polypeptides especially under stressful conditions; forms two stacked rings of heptamers to form a barrel-shaped 14mer; ends can be capped by GroES; misfolded proteins enter the barrel where they are refolded when GroES binds) — its product is MAKQMVFDDEARKPLLEGVSKLARAVRSTLGPRGRNAILDKGWGSPKITKDGVTVAEDIELDDPYENLGVQLVKEAASKTNDVAGDGTTTATVLSEAIFREGIKMIAAGFDPMALSRGIQKAAGVICEELERIAQPIDAKSKKEIKQVATIAGNNDPTIGDVLAEAFLKVGKDGVITVEEGRGNETYVDVVEGMQFDRGFLSPHFVTDQDNMVVELDNPYVLIFEEKISSNKAMIPLLEAVSKAKKPLLIIAEDVEGEALATLVVNKMRGILQVCAVKAPGYGDRRKAIMGDLGVLTGGQVIFKDLGIDLEGVQLSDLGKVKKVRITSDETVFVGGGGKKDAIAERVAQIRQEIEGTDSDYDREKLQERLAKLAGGVAQINVGAITETEMKERKDLLEDAKSATAAALAEGIVPGGGIALLRAEKALKKVGELIGDEEAGVRIIQKILEYPLRYIAENAGYDGGVVVNRVRGMKKNEGFNADKGDYCDLVAAGVIDPAKVVKTALQNAASVAALLLTTESLVTEIPAPPEEDAGDHHHDHGMGGMGGMGGGMPGMGGMGGMGGMGMPGMM
- the groES gene encoding co-chaperone GroES, giving the protein MAKPKIKPLDDRVVVEPMTAEETTAGGIVLPDSAQEKPQRGTIVAVGPGRLLDSGERGDLSVSVGDEIIFGKYGGNEIEVDGNEYKILRESDILAKVV